In Mercenaria mercenaria strain notata chromosome 15, MADL_Memer_1, whole genome shotgun sequence, a single genomic region encodes these proteins:
- the LOC123555581 gene encoding low affinity immunoglobulin epsilon Fc receptor-like — translation MMGMPKWLYVCFTLMTYVHIREYVVTMQNVKYIAVSEMLSSVATMSVPSKLSCGVVCEENDECVSFSYNNATEICQLSDKDPMMAPVEVVASNGSTLYHLKGCEEGWDVYKRKCYLFSYTSLTWESSKSYCESLGTSLVKVESDDEHQFIRHKLQIIGYSSGFSWIGARYNESAGEHRWIDGTEISFNGWPAGEPGTSKGCVDYLDFLEAGGWLWNSHWNCIGDVGPCICEKGINSVMVQRYTRLALRNALKEDGIVVCCSRSISAIDQTDDNESTRKL, via the exons atgatgGGAATGCCTAAGTGGCTATACGTGTGTTTTACTTTAATGACATATGTACATATTCGCGAATATGTCGTAACTatgcaaaatgtaaaatacatcGCAGTGTCAGAAATGTTGTCATCAGTCGCAACAATGTCTGTTCCCTCTAAATTGTCTTGTGGAGTCGTGTGCGAAGAAAATGATGAATGTGTCTCGTTTAGTTATAATAACGCAACTGAAATATGTCAGTTGAGTGATAAAGATCCAATGATGGCACCAGTGGAAGTTGTAGCAAGTAATGGAAGCACTTTGTATCATCTTAAAG GATGCGAAGAAGGTTGGGACGTTTACAAACGCAAGTGCTATTTGTTCTCATATACGTCGCTCACTTGGGAATCTTCTAAG TCATACTGCGAGTCCCTAGGTACTAGCCTGGTAAAGGTTGAAAGTGACGACGAACATCAGTTTATTCGACACAAGTTACAAATAATAG GTTATTCAAGCGGGTTCTCCTGGATCGGAGCACGCTATAATGAATCAGCTGGGGAACATCGCTGGATTGATGGCACTGAAATATCGTTCAATGGTTGGCCTGCTGGAGAACCGGGAACATCGAAAGGCTGCGTTGATTATTTGGATTTTCTTGAGGCAGGTGGCTGGTTATGGAATTCGCACTGGAACTGCATCGGTGACGTTGGACCTTGCATTTGTGAAAAAGGTATAAATAGTGTAATGGTGCAACGATATACTCgatt GGCGCTAAGAAATGCGCTAAAGGAAGACGGCATTGTCGTCTGCTGTAGCAGGAGTATATCTGCAATAGACCAAACAGATGATAACGAGTCGACAAGGAAGTTATAA